Genomic window (Roseivirga sp. 4D4):
CAACAGCCGCTGAAATTGTTGGACTAAAGGAGTAGCATTTGTGGGAGTACCATCCAGCTTCTTGGGCATACCCAGAACGAAGGATTCAATACCCTCATTTTCATCGTATGTTTTCAGGTAGGCAATTACATCTTTAGAATGAATAGTATCCAAAGCGGAGGCAATGATTTGCAGAGGATCTGTAACAGCCAAACCGACTCTTTTGGTGCCATAGTCTATGGCAATGATTCTACCCATCAATTCAATTTGGATAAATCGTAGAACTTAAGTTTCGCCAGGCGTTCCAACTGCATGGCCTTCGGAAAAAGGATCTCATTCTCAATTTTCGCATGTATGAGTAAGTCACGCTCGAACCGCTTTAGCTCTGTAAAGAGCACTTTGATATGGAGATCTGCTTCATCGCAGTACTGATAGTTGTTCGTGAACTTTCTGAAACCCTCCATTTCACTTTCATGGACCTCATGTTCCATGGCGAATTCTTGAACGGAAAATGCTTCCATTAAATAATAGGTCTCTGAAGAGGGCTTCTCGTCATTCAAGAATCGGTTAAGTCTACCTACATACGCAAACATGGTATCCTCCTCCTCATGAATGTGATGTATAAAGTCTTCCACAAACATTGGAAAGATGGACTTCAGATCGGCAGACAAAGATTTGTACCTAAAATTAACCTCTTCTATGCCGTCAATAAGCTGCCCGATGTAAGGCAACCTCTTCTTGATAAAAAGGTAATGTGCGTGTTTGAGGTATTCAACGACTAACTCTGCTGGGTAAGCTTTGAGTTGCTTTTGTGTAGACGCTTTTTCGTCCATCACCAGCTCAAGGCTGCTGATCAAAGCATCCGGATCAATACCCAACTCAGCACAAACCTCCTCCAAAGTCTCAAGCTTGTAATCATAGAACTTCACTCCGAAATAATAGAGTACTGAAGCTCTGATATGATTCTCAGATACAAGGTCGGTGATCGTACGTTTGAGTATTTTATCCATTTTGTCTACGTGATTAACGAATTTAACGATTTTAGGTCATAGTTTTCTATGCCAAACGCCTAAAAAACTGAACACAAACTAAGACGATTCGTTACAATCATACTATGACATTTATCCATGTTTTCGGGTCAAATTCATATTTTAGTGAATTAATAACAGGTCAAAAGTGAGCGATTACAAAAATTCATCCTACCACATCAAGCTGCCTATACTTCTTACCATCGCGGTCATCGTTGGTATACTGATAGGTTCTGAATATGCAGAACCCAAAACGGACAAGAAGTATCTGGCTTCCATTCAGAAATTCAGAGAGCTTTTAGAGTATATCGAAAATGATTATGTCGACTCTGTAGATACAGAATCTTTGATTGAAGAGTCCATCGAAAACATGCTCGACAAGCTCGATCCACATACCATCTACATTCCTCCAAAAGAGAGAGAGCTTGCCGCTTCTCAGTTGAGAGCAACTTATGACGGTATAGGGGTAGAATTCAACCTCTTGAGAG
Coding sequences:
- a CDS encoding hemerythrin domain-containing protein; the protein is MDKILKRTITDLVSENHIRASVLYYFGVKFYDYKLETLEEVCAELGIDPDALISSLELVMDEKASTQKQLKAYPAELVVEYLKHAHYLFIKKRLPYIGQLIDGIEEVNFRYKSLSADLKSIFPMFVEDFIHHIHEEEDTMFAYVGRLNRFLNDEKPSSETYYLMEAFSVQEFAMEHEVHESEMEGFRKFTNNYQYCDEADLHIKVLFTELKRFERDLLIHAKIENEILFPKAMQLERLAKLKFYDLSKLN
- the ruvX gene encoding Holliday junction resolvase RuvX; its protein translation is MGRIIAIDYGTKRVGLAVTDPLQIIASALDTIHSKDVIAYLKTYDENEGIESFVLGMPKKLDGTPTNATPLVQQFQRLLKKNFPEKPVYLHDERYTSKMALDAMIAGGVKKKDRREKGNIDKVSATIILQSYLESK